DNA sequence from the Streptomyces sp. NBC_01497 genome:
GGCCGGCCAGCCGGCCCGCCATCGACTCGCTGAGTGCGAGCGCCCGGTCGAGGGCGGTACGGGTGAACCGCCGCACGGCACGGCCGGGCAGCACCTCCTGGACGATCACCGCGGCGTTACCGGTCCGGGCCGCCAATTCGGTTGCGGGGCACGGGAATCCGTCGCCGCGCAGCAGTTCGCAGACGGCGAGCGGTCCGGCGCGCAGAGCGGCCACGGAGGTGTCCGGCCGCCAGGTGAGCACGGACCGGTGACCGTCCTGCCACCGCACGTACGCGGCCCCGACCTCCCCGCCGCCGCAGGGCCCCTCGACCGTCAGCCGGACCCCGGTTGCGGCATACACACCCTCGGCCGCACGCGCCGCGTCCAGGGGCCGCACCCGCCGCGCGGAGCCCACCCGCTCCCCCGTGTCCGGTCCTCCGGCGGCTCGTTCCCGGGCGTCATCCGCACCGCGAGGCAGCGCTCGGGACGCGCCGGGCCCGGGGTCGCGAGCGGTCACGGGAAGCACCTCCTCCGGCTCCGAACGATATCCCAGCGGGCCGACGGCACGGCACGCGAACCGCCACGCGACACAACATCTAGTGGTCGTTGC
Encoded proteins:
- a CDS encoding phosphotransferase — translated: MTARDPGPGASRALPRGADDARERAAGGPDTGERVGSARRVRPLDAARAAEGVYAATGVRLTVEGPCGGGEVGAAYVRWQDGHRSVLTWRPDTSVAALRAGPLAVCELLRGDGFPCPATELAARTGNAAVIVQEVLPGRAVRRFTRTALDRALALSESMAGRLAGRPDIPRVGLHLQDDGPGFCLHGPLREHSRRTAALERRVRAVAAGPGPPDDAVHFDFHPGNMLAAPDGSLSGVVDWDGAGRGDRRLDLVTLRFGLEGLQCEPGVVERLDAVLDALPPAVLLPLWAHMSLRLADWAVRHHGPADVERWLDLAQTRLGPLAVS